In Streptococcus mitis, the DNA window TCAATCATTTCATCCGTTAATAAAGGTTTACCCATACTGACCTCCTCTATTTTTTGTGTAATTCCCAGTATTGAACAGCCATAATTGTCTTGGCATCACAGATGTGACCTGATTGGATTAATTCCTTGGCTTCTTCTAGGCTCACTTCAAGGACTTCCAAGGTTTCATCTTCATCCTGCGGACGTGGATTTTCCACCTTTGTCAAATCGCTTGCTAGGTATAGTTTTAACTTTTCATTACAAAAGCCAATGGCTGAATAAAAGTCATACAAGAGTTCTAACTTCCCTGTATAGGCTGTTTCTTCCTCTAATTCACGCAGGGCTGCTGCGACAGGGTCTGTATTTTCTCCTACTTCCAATTTTCCAGCTGGAATTTCGTAAGAGACAGCCTCGATAGCCTTACGGTACTGTTTGACCAAGATGAGTTTTTGCTCATTCGTTACAGCTAAAACACAGACAGCTCCATTGTGGAAAATCAAATCACGTTGGGCAGTTCCCTTGCCTTCTGGTAACTCAACCTGATCTTGTACCAATTTAAAAATTGGTCCTTGATAGATTTCTTTTCGGCTAAGCGTTTTTTCTTCAAATTCCATGATAGGCTCCTACTGATTATTAGGATGATGAGGGAGGCGAGTAGCATATTCATCTTTATTGACCTGACGACCACGACCAATCGCAATCGCATCTGTTGGAACGTCTTTGGTAATAGTTGAACCAGCACCAACAAGAGAATTGTCACCTAACTCAACTGGAGCAATAATGGTTGAATTTGAACCAACAAAGACATTGTTGCCAATGACTGTCTTGTATTTGTTTTTACCATCGTAGTTGACTGTAATAGTTCCTGCACCGAAATTAACATGACTACCCACTTCACAGTTTCCGATATAAGTCAAATGACCAGCCTTGGTATTTTCACCGATTGAAGAGCCTTTAACTTCAACAAAGTTACCAATATGAACTTGAGCAGCCAGACTTGAACCTGGACGAATGTGGGCGTAAGGTCCGACAGTCACACCATCTGCAACACTGCTTTCCTCAATCATAGAGTTGGTAATAACAGCTCCTGCTCCAATAGTGCTGTCCACTACATACGTTCCGTTTGTCAAAACAGTCTCAGGACCAATTTTCGTTTGCCCCTTTAAGGTAACATTGGCCTCGATTTGAACTTCAGGAGCAATCTCAACATCAATATCGATATAAGTTGCTTCTGGATTAACAAAGCTAACGCCATTGACCATGTGCTGGTGATTGATGCGACGACGCATAACCGACTCAGCAGTCGCAAGAGCCACACGGTCATTTACCCCAAGACTCTCATCAAAATCTTTCAAAGTATAAGCGCCGACTTTTTCACCAGCTTCACGGAAAATGCCAATGACATCTGTAATATAGTATTCACCTTGAGCATTGTTGGTATTGATATTTTTCAAAGCCTCAAACAAACGCTCGTTATCAAAAACATATGTTCCAGTGTTGATTTCCTTGATTTGTTTTTCAAAATCTGTGGCATCCTTTTGCTCAACAATACGAAGAACCTCAGCATTGTCATTACGAACAATTCGTCCATAACCAAAAGGATTATCCGTTTCAGCAGTCAAGATAGTCGCCACATTTTTATGATTGATGTGGAAATCAATCAAGTTTTTCAAGCTTTCACCAGTGATTAAAGGAGTATCTCCTGCAATGACCAAGGTATGCCCTGACAAACCTTCTAAAATAGGCTCTGTCATCATAACCGCATGACCAGTCCCCAACTGTTCAGATTGAGTCACAAATTCTGTCTGTCCAGCCAAGACCTCTTCAACCAATTCCGCCTTGTGTCCCACAACTGTTACTGTCTTTTCAGGTTGGATAGCTCCCACACTACGGAAAACATGTTCTAGCATAGAAATACCCGCAACCTTGTGCAAAACTTTTGGCAAATCCGATTTCATGCGAGTTCCTTTACCCGCTGCTAAAATAATGGCATAATTTGACATAATCTTCTCTTTTCTCTAGAAATTCCCTTTTATTATACCATATTTCAAATCATTCCGCGCTCTTGAATGAAAAAATGCTCTAAAGTCCTCTATTAACCCATTTTTTGAGTATTTTTTTTTGATTTTTTTTCATTTATAAGGTAAAATTATAAGATATGAGAAAGAAAATTAATCCGCTTATTTTGTTTGGTTTTTTTGGGATTATGATTTTCATTTTAATCCTAAATCGCCCTCGTTTTGAGGACCATCCTGTAAAAACAAAGTCAAATATCGCGCAAGTAGAATCGCAAGCGCTACATAATATAGATAAACCGGTGATTGATGTTTCTGGTTGGCAACGACCTGAGGAAATTAATTACGATACTCTCTCCCAAAACATTTCAGGAGCTATTGTTCGCGTCCATAGTGGCGCTCAGTCTTCAAAAGAGAATGATGCTTCCTTTGTTAATGGGGTAGACAAGGCCTTTAAAACCCATATTACCGAGTTTCAAAAACGAAATGTCCCAGTTGGGGTCTATGCCTATGTAGCTGGAAAAAGTATCCAAGAAATGGAAAAGGCTGCTGAAAGTTTTTATAATTCCGCATCGCCATACAGCCCTAGCTACTATTGGCTAGATGTGGAAGAAAAAACCATGTCCAATATGAACGAAGGTGTTGAAGCCTTTCGTGCAAAACTAGAATCACTAGGTGCTAAAAATATCGGAATCTACGTTGGGGTCTATTTCATGGAAGAACACAGTATTGATACTGACAAGTTTACGTCTGTGTGGATTCCTTCCTATGGTTCTGACTCAGGATTTTACGAGGCAACTCCTAAGACTGATATAGATTATGACATTCACCAGTACACTTCTAAAGGAAAAATTGCTGGCTTTGACCACGATTTGGATATCAACGTCATCTCTTCTTTAAAAAATAAAGAAGAAACCTTTAGAAAACTCTTTTTAAAACCTTAAAAGCATTTGTTTCTCATTTGCTTTTTCTTTTTGTTTTAGATTGTGATACAATATAGTAAGGATTTTTTGAAATAGAAATAGTTGGAGGAAAAATATGCTCTCATGGTTAGCACGTGTTATTAAAGGGATTGTCATTGCTCTTGGATTTATTCTACCGGGAATTTCCGGAGGGGTTCTAGCAGCAATCTTAGGAATTTATGAACGAATGATTGGTTTTCTGGCTCATCCCTTTAAAGACTTTAAAGAAAATGTTTTGTATTTTATTCCAGTTGCCATCGGTATGCTTCTGGGAATCGGCTTATTTTCCTACCCAATTGAATACCTGCTTGAAAATTATCAGGTCTTTGTCCTATGGAGCTTTGCGGGTGCCATCATCGGTACAGTTCCTAGTCTCCTCAAGGAATCAACTCGAGAATCTGACCGAGACAAGATTGATTTAGCTTGGTTCTGGATAACCTTTATCATTTCTGGATTAGGACTCTATGCCTTAAATTTTGTTGTTGGAACCTTAAGTGCCAGCTTTCTTAATTTCGTCCTAGCTGGTACACTGCTGGCTCTTGGCGTATTAGTTCCTGGACTCAGTCCATCAAATCTACTTTTAATTTTGGGGCTCTATGCTCCTATGTTGACTGGTTTTAAAACCTTTGACCTCTTGGGAACCTTCTTCCCGATTGGAATCGGTGCAGGTGCAACTCTCATCATTTTTTCAAAATTGATGGATTATGCCTTAAACAACTACCACTCACGCGTCTATCATTTCATCATCGGTATTGTCCTATCAAGTACCCTTTTGATCTTGATTCCAAATGCAGGAAATGCTGAAAGTATCCAGTACACCGGTATTTCTCTTGTTGGGTATGTCATCATTGCCTTCTTCTTTGCACTGGGAATCTGGCTTGGTATTTGGATGAGCCAATTGGAGGATAAGTATAAATAATGGCAAAAAAAGTTAAAATCAAAAAAACATTGGTGGAACAAATCCTGTCCAAAGCAGGTATCCCACATCAGGGGATTCAAATCAATGCCCTGGAAGGAGAGCTTCCTCAAGGTTATGAAAAAGATCAGATTTTTAAAACCTTGGCGCTTTTGGGAGATAAAACAGGACCGATTATCGGAATTGTCCCTATCACTCAACACTTGTCTGAAAAAAAACTAGCCAAAATTTCTGGCAACAAAAAAGTGAGCATGATTCCACAAAAAGACTTGGAAAAAACAACTGGTTATATTCATGGAGCCAATAATCCCGTCGGAATTCGTCAGAAACACAATTACCCCATTTTTATCGATAAGATTGCTCTAGACTTGGATCAAATGATTGTCTCTGCTGGCGAAGTTGGTCACAGCATTATCGTCGCTCCACAAGACTTGGCTAGTTTTGTAAAGGCTGACTTTGTAGATATCTTGGAGGACAGCAAGTAATGAAACTCTACTTTGTCCGCCACGGTCGTACAGTCTGGAACCAAGAAGGTCGCTTTCAAGGCGCCAGTGGAGATTCTCCCCTTCTTCCTGAATCCATTGAAACCCTAAAACAACTAGGTCAATATCTTAAGGATATTCCTTTTGATCAGATTTATTCAAGTGATTTACCTCGAGCATTCAAATCTGCTGAGATTATTCAAAGTCAACTCCAGACTCCCTGTCCTTTAGAAAGCGTTCCTAACCTCCGTGAATGGCAGCTGGGAAAGTTGGAAGGTTTGAAAATTGCAACCTTGGAAGCTATTTACCCGCAACAAATCAAAGCTTTCCGATTTAATCTTGCTCAATTTGACACTCAAATGTTTGGCGCTGAATCCCTCTATAATACCACTCAACGTACCATCCAATTTATCAAATCATTAAAAGATAGTCCAGCTGAGCGTATTCTAATTGTCGGTCACGGCGCCAATCTTACTGCCAGTCTCCGTACTCTTTTAGGTTATAAAGAACCTCTTCTTCGTAAAGATGGCGGTCTAGCAAATGCCAGCCTGACCATTCTTGAAACCCATGATTTTGAAAAATTCACTCTTGATACATGGAATGATACTTCTTATCAATAAAGAACTTGATTTTAGCGTCAAGTTCTTTTTAGTTTTGAAAGATTATCCGTGAATTTCTCTGCTATTTATGATAAAATGGGAGTATCGCAAAAAATGACTCATCGTATTCAATTTTGAGGAAAACTAGGAGGATCCCATGTCTACAGAACATATGGAAGAACTAAATGACCAGCAGATCGTTCGCCGTGAAAAAATGGCTGCGCTCCGTGAACAAGGAATTGATCCTTTCGGAAAACGCTTTGAACGCACTGCAAATTCGCAAGAATTAAAAGATAAATTTGCCGACCTCGATAAAGAACAATTACATGATAAAAACGAAACAGCTACTATCGCAGGACGCTTGGTAACCAAACGTGGTAAAGGTAAAGTAGGTTTTGCCCACCTTCAAGACCGCGAAGGGCAGATTCAAATCTACGTACGTAAAGATGCTGTCGGTGAAGAAAACTACGAAATCTTCAAAAAAGCAGACCTTGGTGACTTCCTTGGTGTCGAAGGTGAAGTGATGCGTACAGATATGGGAGAACTCTCTATCAAAGCTACTCACATCACTCACTTGTCTAAAGCACTTCGCCCACTTCCTGAGAAATTCCACGGTTTGACAGATGTTGAAACAATTTACCGTAAACGTTACCTAGACTTAATTTCTAATCGCGAAAGTTTTGAGCGTTTTGTCACTCGTTCAAAGATCATCTCTGAAATCCGTCGTTACCTTGACCAAAAAGGCTTCCTTGAAGTGGAAACACCTGTTCTTCATAATGAAGCCGGTGGTGCTTCTGCCCGTCCATTTATCACCCACCATAATGCCCAAAATATTGACATGGTGCTTCGTATCGCGACTGAGCTTCACTTGAAACGCCTTATCGTTGGTGGTATGGAACGTGTCTATGAAATTGGCCGTATCTTCCGTAACGAAGGAATGGATGCTACTCATAACCCGGAGTTTACTTCCATCGAAGTTTACCAAGCTTATGCAGACTTCCAAGACATCATGGACTTGACTGAAGGTATTATCCAACACGCTGCTAAATCAGTCAAAGGCGATGGCCCAGTTAACTATCAAGGTACTGAAATCAAGATTAACGAACCATTTAAACGTGTTCACATGGTGGATGCCATCAAAGAAATTACTGGTGTAGATTTCTGGCAAGACATGACTTTGGAAGAGGCTAAAGCTATCGCTGCTGAAAAGAAAGTTCCAGTTGAGAAACACTACACTGAAGTTGGTCACATTATCAATGCCTTCTTTGAAGAGTTTGTTGAAGAAACCTTGATCCAACCAACCTTTGTATATGGACATCCAGTAGCTGTATCTCCACTGGCTAAAAAGAACCCTGAAGACGAACGCTTTACTGACCGTTTTGAACTCTTCATCATGACTAAGGAGTACGGTAATGCCTTTACTGAGTTGAACGATCCAATCGACCAACTTAGCCGTTTTGAAGCCCAAGCTAAAGCTAAAGAACTTGGTGACGATGAGGCAACAGGTATCGACTACGATTACATTGAAGCTCTTGAATATGGTATGCCACCAACAGGTGGTTTGGGAATCGGTATCGACCGTCTCTGCATGCTCCTAACTGATACAACCACTATCCGTGATGTATTGCTCTTCCCAACAATGAAATAACCTCTTATCCTCTGGTACTTGCCAGAGGATTTTTCGATACAAAAAGAGACTGAGGAAAAACTCAATCTCTACTTTTCACTTCTTTTGTTGCCACATCTTCTCCAAACCATTTCTGGCTGATTTCCTGGAACTTTCCTTCTTGATATAGTTCAATAAAGGATTGGTTTAATGCTGTTAATAATCTTTTATCAGCTGCTCTAACTCCAACAGCAAAAGATTCACTTTCAAATCCAGCTGAAAAGACATT includes these proteins:
- a CDS encoding NUDIX hydrolase, whose protein sequence is MEFEEKTLSRKEIYQGPIFKLVQDQVELPEGKGTAQRDLIFHNGAVCVLAVTNEQKLILVKQYRKAIEAVSYEIPAGKLEVGENTDPVAAALRELEEETAYTGKLELLYDFYSAIGFCNEKLKLYLASDLTKVENPRPQDEDETLEVLEVSLEEAKELIQSGHICDAKTIMAVQYWELHKK
- the glmU gene encoding bifunctional UDP-N-acetylglucosamine diphosphorylase/glucosamine-1-phosphate N-acetyltransferase GlmU; the protein is MSNYAIILAAGKGTRMKSDLPKVLHKVAGISMLEHVFRSVGAIQPEKTVTVVGHKAELVEEVLAGQTEFVTQSEQLGTGHAVMMTEPILEGLSGHTLVIAGDTPLITGESLKNLIDFHINHKNVATILTAETDNPFGYGRIVRNDNAEVLRIVEQKDATDFEKQIKEINTGTYVFDNERLFEALKNINTNNAQGEYYITDVIGIFREAGEKVGAYTLKDFDESLGVNDRVALATAESVMRRRINHQHMVNGVSFVNPEATYIDIDVEIAPEVQIEANVTLKGQTKIGPETVLTNGTYVVDSTIGAGAVITNSMIEESSVADGVTVGPYAHIRPGSSLAAQVHIGNFVEVKGSSIGENTKAGHLTYIGNCEVGSHVNFGAGTITVNYDGKNKYKTVIGNNVFVGSNSTIIAPVELGDNSLVGAGSTITKDVPTDAIAIGRGRQVNKDEYATRLPHHPNNQ
- a CDS encoding glycoside hydrolase family 25 protein: MRKKINPLILFGFFGIMIFILILNRPRFEDHPVKTKSNIAQVESQALHNIDKPVIDVSGWQRPEEINYDTLSQNISGAIVRVHSGAQSSKENDASFVNGVDKAFKTHITEFQKRNVPVGVYAYVAGKSIQEMEKAAESFYNSASPYSPSYYWLDVEEKTMSNMNEGVEAFRAKLESLGAKNIGIYVGVYFMEEHSIDTDKFTSVWIPSYGSDSGFYEATPKTDIDYDIHQYTSKGKIAGFDHDLDINVISSLKNKEETFRKLFLKP
- a CDS encoding DUF368 domain-containing protein — its product is MLSWLARVIKGIVIALGFILPGISGGVLAAILGIYERMIGFLAHPFKDFKENVLYFIPVAIGMLLGIGLFSYPIEYLLENYQVFVLWSFAGAIIGTVPSLLKESTRESDRDKIDLAWFWITFIISGLGLYALNFVVGTLSASFLNFVLAGTLLALGVLVPGLSPSNLLLILGLYAPMLTGFKTFDLLGTFFPIGIGAGATLIIFSKLMDYALNNYHSRVYHFIIGIVLSSTLLILIPNAGNAESIQYTGISLVGYVIIAFFFALGIWLGIWMSQLEDKYK
- a CDS encoding aminoacyl-tRNA deacylase; the encoded protein is MAKKVKIKKTLVEQILSKAGIPHQGIQINALEGELPQGYEKDQIFKTLALLGDKTGPIIGIVPITQHLSEKKLAKISGNKKVSMIPQKDLEKTTGYIHGANNPVGIRQKHNYPIFIDKIALDLDQMIVSAGEVGHSIIVAPQDLASFVKADFVDILEDSK
- a CDS encoding histidine phosphatase family protein; its protein translation is MKLYFVRHGRTVWNQEGRFQGASGDSPLLPESIETLKQLGQYLKDIPFDQIYSSDLPRAFKSAEIIQSQLQTPCPLESVPNLREWQLGKLEGLKIATLEAIYPQQIKAFRFNLAQFDTQMFGAESLYNTTQRTIQFIKSLKDSPAERILIVGHGANLTASLRTLLGYKEPLLRKDGGLANASLTILETHDFEKFTLDTWNDTSYQ
- the lysS gene encoding lysine--tRNA ligase, whose protein sequence is MSTEHMEELNDQQIVRREKMAALREQGIDPFGKRFERTANSQELKDKFADLDKEQLHDKNETATIAGRLVTKRGKGKVGFAHLQDREGQIQIYVRKDAVGEENYEIFKKADLGDFLGVEGEVMRTDMGELSIKATHITHLSKALRPLPEKFHGLTDVETIYRKRYLDLISNRESFERFVTRSKIISEIRRYLDQKGFLEVETPVLHNEAGGASARPFITHHNAQNIDMVLRIATELHLKRLIVGGMERVYEIGRIFRNEGMDATHNPEFTSIEVYQAYADFQDIMDLTEGIIQHAAKSVKGDGPVNYQGTEIKINEPFKRVHMVDAIKEITGVDFWQDMTLEEAKAIAAEKKVPVEKHYTEVGHIINAFFEEFVEETLIQPTFVYGHPVAVSPLAKKNPEDERFTDRFELFIMTKEYGNAFTELNDPIDQLSRFEAQAKAKELGDDEATGIDYDYIEALEYGMPPTGGLGIGIDRLCMLLTDTTTIRDVLLFPTMK